One window from the genome of Gimesia aquarii encodes:
- a CDS encoding ThiF family adenylyltransferase yields the protein MKPELERYSRQVLFTELGETGQTSLMQSRVLLCGCGALGTVLADILVRAGVGHLRIVDRDFVEISNLQRQVLFDETDVAAKLPKAIAATEKLKKINSDVEIEPIVEDIDHTNILALAEGVDLILDGTDNFEVRYLINDVSLELSIPWIYCGCIGSTGQTMTILPGQTACLRCLIDSAPEPGTTETCDTAGILGPTVNVIASLEAVDAIKILSGNTHLIKPVLTVVDVWDGSFRQMSVADLREKAGCKACHQGERVWLKGEQGSRTTQLCGRNAVQISPAEKSRISFEDLAEKLQNSGEVEFNPYLLRLNLRNPDYEISLFRDGRAIIKGTDDPSTAKTIYARYIGS from the coding sequence ATGAAACCGGAACTAGAACGTTACTCTCGACAAGTACTTTTCACAGAACTTGGCGAAACAGGCCAAACCTCCTTGATGCAAAGCCGCGTTTTGCTATGCGGTTGTGGTGCGCTGGGAACGGTATTGGCAGATATCTTAGTCAGGGCAGGCGTTGGTCATCTAAGGATCGTTGATCGGGATTTTGTTGAAATAAGTAATTTGCAGAGACAAGTTTTGTTTGATGAAACTGATGTCGCTGCCAAGCTTCCCAAAGCCATAGCCGCCACTGAGAAGCTCAAAAAAATCAACAGCGATGTTGAGATTGAGCCTATTGTAGAAGACATTGATCATACCAATATTCTAGCGCTGGCTGAGGGTGTCGATTTGATCCTGGATGGCACGGATAACTTTGAAGTGCGCTACCTGATCAATGATGTATCACTGGAACTGAGCATTCCCTGGATTTACTGTGGGTGTATCGGAAGCACAGGCCAGACGATGACGATTCTACCTGGTCAAACGGCATGCTTGCGATGTCTCATCGATTCGGCACCCGAACCAGGTACGACCGAAACCTGTGATACTGCGGGAATTTTAGGACCCACAGTGAATGTGATTGCTTCCCTCGAAGCCGTCGATGCTATAAAAATCCTTTCAGGAAACACTCACCTGATCAAGCCGGTCCTTACCGTTGTGGATGTATGGGATGGCTCATTTCGCCAGATGAGTGTTGCTGACCTCAGAGAGAAAGCTGGTTGCAAAGCCTGTCATCAGGGAGAACGAGTCTGGTTAAAAGGGGAACAAGGTTCACGCACGACACAATTGTGTGGTAGAAACGCCGTCCAGATTTCTCCTGCTGAGAAGAGCCGCATCTCATTCGAAGATTTGGCAGAAAAGCTCCAGAATTCAGGAGAGGTAGAATTCAACCCCTATCTCCTCAGACTGAACTTGAGAAACCCGGATTATGAAATCAGCTTGTTTCGAGACGGGCGTGCTATCATTAAAGGTACCGATGATCCCTCGACAGCAAAGACGATCTATGCCCGATACATTGGCAGTTAA
- a CDS encoding SlyX family protein, with product MNDHTSKVEELLSRLNGLESVLMHIQHDIEQLNEAILQQGRVVDAITKSMKQLDFRIGMLEEEEEGPDSYQEKPPHY from the coding sequence ATGAATGATCATACATCCAAGGTGGAAGAATTATTATCTCGCCTTAACGGACTAGAGTCCGTGTTAATGCATATCCAGCACGATATCGAACAGTTAAATGAAGCAATCCTGCAACAAGGCAGAGTTGTTGATGCCATTACGAAGTCGATGAAACAGTTAGATTTTCGCATTGGAATGCTAGAGGAAGAAGAGGAAGGGCCTGATTCTTATCAGGAAAAACCACCACATTATTGA
- a CDS encoding alpha/beta hydrolase-fold protein gives MSTFYLMFLFFFLLFTELPASENAFQVSFTKSIHHQPFTGRVYLIFTQSHREPRLGPSWFQPESFIAQDVVNWKPGEILEFTPESKNLLSFPIPFSEMNLDHYRAQAVVRFNSNEPKIGTAPGNGFSQVIAIPKYAGLKTPILTINKLVVEKTFKDTQWSKLFKIRSALLSKFHDQDTYFEATVILPQSYYQQKQRKYPVIFSIPGFGGDHFRGLRNTPVSEQNEGHVEFIRVVLNPQCRWGHHVFADSANNGPVGEAFTTEFLPELEKAYRAIPHQRARFLTGHSSGGWSSLWLQVTYPDVFGGTWSTAPDPVDFRNFQQINLYDSSSNMYRDAMNQARPIARRGQTPILWYEPFSKMEHVLGHGGQLRSFEAVFSPRGKDGTPLKLYDRETGNINPEVVEAWKAYDIRLILETNWKTLSPKLAGKIHVFMGELDTFYLEGATILLKQSLAQLDNEAVVEIHPGKTHSSLLSKELMLRIRKEMVQTFLAHRDEIK, from the coding sequence ATGTCTACTTTTTATTTGATGTTTCTCTTCTTTTTTTTGCTCTTCACGGAGCTGCCTGCTTCCGAAAACGCATTTCAAGTCAGCTTTACCAAATCAATTCATCATCAACCCTTTACTGGTCGCGTTTATTTGATTTTTACACAATCCCATCGGGAACCTCGTTTGGGACCATCCTGGTTTCAACCGGAATCATTCATTGCTCAAGACGTTGTCAACTGGAAGCCCGGGGAGATTCTCGAGTTCACACCTGAGTCAAAAAATTTACTCTCGTTTCCAATACCGTTTTCTGAAATGAATTTAGACCATTACCGTGCGCAAGCTGTGGTACGTTTTAATTCGAATGAACCAAAAATCGGGACAGCACCCGGAAATGGATTCAGTCAAGTTATCGCCATCCCCAAATATGCCGGTCTAAAAACACCAATTTTGACAATCAATAAACTCGTCGTTGAAAAAACATTTAAAGATACCCAATGGAGCAAACTCTTTAAAATTCGTTCTGCATTATTATCGAAATTTCATGACCAGGACACCTACTTCGAAGCCACGGTTATTTTGCCCCAGAGTTACTATCAACAGAAACAGCGAAAGTACCCTGTCATTTTTTCGATTCCTGGTTTCGGTGGTGATCATTTTCGTGGACTAAGAAACACGCCTGTTTCCGAGCAGAATGAAGGTCATGTCGAATTTATTCGTGTTGTCTTGAATCCTCAATGTCGTTGGGGACATCATGTTTTCGCTGATTCAGCCAATAACGGCCCCGTGGGCGAAGCATTCACAACAGAATTTCTGCCGGAACTCGAAAAAGCTTATCGCGCAATTCCACACCAACGCGCACGGTTTTTAACTGGTCATTCCTCGGGGGGCTGGTCTTCCCTCTGGTTGCAAGTCACATATCCAGATGTCTTTGGTGGTACCTGGAGTACAGCACCGGACCCTGTTGATTTCCGTAACTTTCAACAAATTAATCTCTATGATTCTTCCAGTAACATGTACCGAGATGCAATGAATCAAGCCAGGCCGATTGCCCGCAGAGGACAGACTCCGATTTTATGGTATGAGCCATTTTCTAAGATGGAACATGTACTCGGGCATGGTGGTCAACTACGGAGTTTTGAAGCTGTGTTTAGTCCCCGTGGAAAAGATGGCACACCATTGAAATTATATGATCGGGAAACCGGCAACATTAATCCCGAAGTAGTTGAAGCCTGGAAAGCCTACGACATTCGACTAATACTTGAAACAAACTGGAAAACTCTGTCTCCGAAACTGGCAGGAAAAATTCATGTCTTTATGGGAGAATTGGATACCTTCTACCTGGAAGGAGCAACCATTTTGCTCAAACAATCGCTGGCTCAATTAGATAATGAAGCCGTTGTTGAGATTCATCCTGGAAAAACCCATTCTTCGCTTTTGTCCAAAGAATTGATGTTACGAATTCGTAAAGAGATGGTCCAGACTTTCCTGGCTCATCGGGATGAAATCAAATAA